The Pirellulales bacterium genomic sequence CCGAGTTGTCGAAGTGGGCCGTACACTCCATCTTCGTCCCCTTGGGAATCAGCTTCGGCTCGGCCAGGTAGTAGCGCAGCTGCCAGTTGAAGTCGTAGTTCGGCACGTCCAGCAGCACTTCCTGCGTGCCGTCGGGATACTGCACTTCGAACTTGAAGCTCTTGCCGCGCAGGTGCATGTGCGGCATCAGGCTCAAGAGCATCGTGTCCTTCAGAAAGCGGTGCCTTGCCTTGACTTCGAAGTTGCCCTCGCCCGGCGGAATCTGGAACGACAGGTCGCCGACCATGCCGTCGCGCAAGGTCTTCTTCACGTCTTTCGGATCGGCGAATTTGAACCCGACCGCGCTGCGATCGGCCTGCGCGACGCCGTTGGGCGTGTAGTGCAATTGGAAAACCAGCTTCGAGCCTGCCGGAACGAAGACGGCCGTGCCCGGCGGATTCACGTGCGGCGGGGTGCCGGGCGCGTAGCCGGCCAGTCCACCGCGACCTCCCATATCGTCATCCCCCTCGCGTCGAGGAAAGACAATGATGTGGTGTACGACGCTGCGGTTGCTCGGCCGGCACTCGCTGGCCTGCACCCACTTGTCCTCGGTCCAGCCGGGATCGACGGTGAAGAACTGGTATTCGACCGTCCCCTCGGCGGGAACCTGGAAGGGTTCGTCTTGCATGTAGACGATCTGGTCCGGCTGGCCGATTTGCCAACCTTCG encodes the following:
- a CDS encoding alkyl hydroperoxide reductase; translated protein: EGWQIGQPDQIVYMQDEPFQVPAEGTVEYQFFTVDPGWTEDKWVQASECRPSNRSVVHHIIVFPRREGDDDMGGRGGLAGYAPGTPPHVNPPGTAVFVPAGSKLVFQLHYTPNGVAQADRSAVGFKFADPKDVKKTLRDGMVGDLSFQIPPGEGNFEVKARHRFLKDTMLLSLMPHMHLRGKSFKFEVQYPDGTQEVLLDVPNYDFNWQLRYYLAEPKLIPKGTKMECTAHFDNSAENLANPDPTETVRFGEQTWEEMMFGFYTSIDPKEDRSANVAKKAAEPAPAKGATNGAAGNDAGRE